From the genome of Blautia hydrogenotrophica DSM 10507:
TTTCCACCTGTTTTTCCTGTTTTGTATGCTTCGATTAACGCTTCCCACTCTTCTAATGTTTCGTCAGTAACATTTACTGTTACCGTGAATGTTCCACCTGTACTTCCTCGACCAGCAACTGTTTTTTCTACTTTATCTTCCAGTGCAGAGGCATCAATCGTTTCAACATCAATAGAAATTCCACCGATCTGATTAATTCTTGTCAATAATGTAAATTTTTCTGGCTTTGTTCCTGCCACAGTTTCTACTCCATAACCGAATAATACGCCTAGTGTACTAACACCTGGTGCTGCCATATTTTCTCCTTTCTACCGCTAACTTTATGCGGTCAGCGACTACCTGTCTGGTAGTCGGTAATAAAAAAATAGCTCAATACAATTTGCATTAAGCTATCATTTTCTTGGATTCTGTTTCAATAAATTCTTTTATCTCTTTGTAGCCCCAGCCACAGTTTATAAGGCTACTTACAAGCATTTCCATGCCCTGAACTTGGGATAATGATTCCCCAGTAAAATAGTCTCTTAAATTTTCTTTCGGTTTCACCCCAAATTCTTCCTCTAATTCTTTTGCTGTTTTCCCGAACAAAGTTCGATAAATCAAATTAGTATAATTAGGATAAGCAAATCGCTTATGTGGACTGTCGGATATTTTCATCTTAATTGTATCGGTTAAGATATGACGAATTACAACGCCTTTATCTCTTTCAATCTGCCATTGCTGTCGTTCTGTGTAAATACGTTTGAGTTCGGACTCCATGGAATTAAAGGCTTCAATATATTTTTCCTTGTAAAACATTGCTTTCGGGTCTGTAAATCCCATAACAAGTAATACAAAGCCGTCTTTATCCATAATTATACATGGTTGCCTTTTCCCTCTTTCGTCCACGTATTCTGACGGTGAATAATGTTCACCGCGAA
Proteins encoded in this window:
- a CDS encoding Rha family transcriptional regulator, with the translated sequence MLVEIVGKRYEEKLVTTSLRIAETFTYYDEESGRQYTREHKAVLRAIRDLKCSEKFRGEHYSPSEYVDERGKRQPCIIMDKDGFVLLVMGFTDPKAMFYKEKYIEAFNSMESELKRIYTERQQWQIERDKGVVIRHILTDTIKMKISDSPHKRFAYPNYTNLIYRTLFGKTAKELEEEFGVKPKENLRDYFTGESLSQVQGMEMLVSSLINCGWGYKEIKEFIETESKKMIA